The following are encoded in a window of Salmo trutta chromosome 27, fSalTru1.1, whole genome shotgun sequence genomic DNA:
- the LOC115164547 gene encoding homeobox protein Nkx-3.1, producing the protein MSETVKPPTSFFIDDILSIKENTRLNFRCSSSHKSKEGCAQWNNQQCEHVSQSEELCAQDTAFEARKDLFDSSCSSTPDAMIRFTSVGKQKRSRAAFTHLQVLELEKKFNHQKYLSAPERANLANTLGLTETQVKIWFQNRRYKTKRKQQATEYCKNIFQKSEELSTEDNLVRSSLLSTFYKTYKYQPCVYDFNSTWRPILW; encoded by the exons ATGTCGGAGACAGTCAAGCCACCAACTTCGTTTTTCATCGATGACATCCTGTCCATTAAAGAGAATACACGGCTAAACTTCAGGTGCTCTTCCTCACACAAGTCCAAGGAGGGATGCGCGCAATGGAATAACCAACAGTGCGAGCATGTATCACAGTCAGAGGAACTTTGCGCACAGGATACAGCATTTGAAGCGCGGAAAG ATTTATTTGACAGCTCTTGTTCTAGCACCCCAGATGCCATGATACGTTTTACATCAGTCGGCAAACAGAAGCGCTCGCGCGCTGCCTTTACGCATCTGCAAGTGTTAGAACTGGAGAAGAAATTTAACCACCAGAAGTACCTGTCCGCTCCCGAAAGAGCCAATCTTGCCAACACGTTGGGACTGACCGAGACCCAAGTTAAAATCTGGTTTCAGAACAGAAGATACAAAACCAAACGGAAGCAGCAAGCTACGGAGTACTGTAAGAACATCTTTCAAAAGTCAGAAGAACTAAGTACAGAGGACAATTTAGTCAGATCGTCGCTTCTCTCCACGTTCTACAAAACATATAAATACCAACCATGTGTGTATGACTTCAATAGCACATGGAGACCAATACTGTGGTGA